Genomic segment of Benincasa hispida cultivar B227 chromosome 1, ASM972705v1, whole genome shotgun sequence:
TCTTGACACTTCAAAATGCAACATGGAAGTGGCTAGGTGTTGGCATTTGGGTAAACCCGCTAAGTAACTCaaaagtggatttttccactatcaAATCGATTttccattttaattaattaaaatcaaaattcaaattctgaatttgaaatttgataaaattagtttaatattttaaataattaattaaacatatttaattaattaactaaataataatttaatatcaaatattaaattaaccaaaCACCTAATacatacatgaatcctattcatgtgattaatatttaaatcatcatctaaatattttaaactctccaaaattacgtttaatttatatcgaatataattgtccaaatcctaatttgaaattaaacaattcgaattcaaatcctaatttaaaatttgaacacttcaaattgaattcccaaattgaatttgaacgcttcaaattcactcaatatactaatccaagatttacaagctagtagaaggaccttatggacctatagatcatgagctccaacgttttgaaattaattggctaaactctttaaatcgaattaatcaatatttgttaacttcCGAGACCCACCaatatagctcagtagttgcactctcctcactgtagatatatttttgtccacttgatttaaccataatcagtaagctccttaagtctcactgattctctaatggacaattgatttgtgatcctaTCACTAAACCAAGTCTCTCttaggccaatgaaagggtgagaCCCTTTgctcaagacctggattcagtacttaagagaataacctctctactatccctaaatcggtgaatttcatcttgcaccctatgtccccaactatctacccgtcTTACCCCTCGAATGGGAGTTTTATTGAgttttattgagtcggcgctgttacgtcaaccctcacctatgtaaatctaaagataatcctaaataaacagagttcatagttagctcagggttaaagtcgagttacctaggttttgaaacattcaatcttaaacagtaaacaatgttataaagtaagagtgtcttatttcttggtccgatcttatgcaaactcattgcataggatgctctcGCTcttcatgtcactacatgaacgaatcaggatcactttatttgtagcattttacaacaaattataataactacagagtgagccacatccgatagtgttaccagaataaggcacccaactttattcatatactatagaccgtttttgctatttactcaaacttgattcatctttatgtctccacataaagttcaagtattcatataatagtcatggatctttagtttattggatttagtctttacaagtgcaacttacatattcaataacagttttatcgAAGAAAtgtcaataatatctttattcataatagaatatttttaatattacaaactacgagttttaggacacatacaacccaacaccgGTATCTTTCGATGCctgactattttaaaattattgcaATACAAAGGAATCTAgatgttcatgtggagataatCTAAGATTACCACGAAACAAACccctaaaagaataaaataaagtcGTATCAAGTAAAGCTTTCACTACTTGTTTTTATGTGAATTGGAGATGAAATGAtcataaatacaaaataaagtttttttcttcaaaatttgatttaagacCAAAtctaaattccattttattttgTGGGAAAGATATACtcagatttattttattatattttatatctatatGATTCGTATCTCAACTTATACCAACGAAACACTGTAATGCAGAGTTATTTGAAAGGGTCCAACAATATTTCCAATCAATAAGGCCTAAGCTAAGAATGGAGGAGGGAAATAGGTGAGTTTGAATTAATGGCTCCCAGTGAGGCGTGCAATTAATCCATCCTCACAACTCACATATGCTCCACCATTTTTAGACTCTCAAATAATGGCATGATGTAACCCACATCCAAGAATTAAAATGTGTGTCAAGTTTGAGTGTGTAAATAAATACCGCTCACAAGAGACATTCTCTTAAAACTATATGCATTGAGTAGATTTCCATGTAAGGCAAAAAGggtagagagagaagaaagaaagaaagaggaacaaatttccaaaattatttGGTTGTTTGTTTGCGTGTTTGCGtgtttaaaaagagaaaaagacaTTTTTATGCGCTGTGTGGGGTTGTGTAAATTTAATGAAGCTAGCTAGCTAGGCAGTgagtgtgtgtatatatatacatatgttAATGTTATGGGTTGCTATTAAGAAATTAGGAAGGAGATGGATTGAGAGAGTCGTTGTTGTAGGCAATCGCAATCGCAATCGCAATATATAATAATGAGTGTGAATAAAGTCGAGAAATTGTTGAAGGGGAGTTGCCCCATTCTGGCGATGTTGCCCGTCCAAATATTTGCCACCGGAATGCAAGTTCTGAGCAAAGTTATTCTGAATCATGGCACCTTCATTTTTGCACTTATGGCCTACCGTCATCTCGTCGCCACTCTCTGCGTTGCACCCTTTGCTTTCTTCTTCGAAAGGTTAATTGATTAATATATCCCTAAATAATCttcatgttatttaattatataattataacatactcACCCCATTCTCGTGCCTAATTTGGTTGCAGAAGAAACGCAAACAAGTTGAGCTGCCAGGTTTTCTTTTGGCTTTTTCTCAGTGCCTTCACCGGGTACCACTACcctcaaaactcaaaattactacatttctattattattactattcaTCCATCCTTGATATCATctaaggattttttttcttcccttgtCGTTTAAGTAATTCCATCTCAAAAATGGCAactttaattaacttaattatagtTTAGAATAATTGATATGATCATGTCATAACTGAATAAGGCAAATTgttagatataattacatgcAGGATAACAGCGGCAATGGGACTGTATTATTATGGTCTGCGAGACACGACAGCTACTTATGCTACCAACTTCCTGAACTTGATTCCCGCAGTGACATTTGTAATCTCCTCCATACTGAGGTAGGGATGGCCCACACTGCCCCTGCAGTAGCTAgcttgataataataataataataataataataataataaataatcgtTTTCGTACGTAGGATTGAAAAAGTGAGGTTGAAGAGAAGAGCAGGGCAAGTAACGGTAGTGGGGGCAATTTTGTGTGTTGGGGGAGCACTGATTACGAGTCTTTACAAAGGAAAAGGGTTTCACATTGGTCATCACGATGATGACAATTGTATAATATCTAATATGGAGGCGGGTGGTCGTCACTGGGGACGAGGCACCCTCCTGCTTGTTGCCAGCTGCTTTTCTTACGCTACATGGTTTGTTGTCCAAGTAAGTATTATATATTATGCCATCTGCTTCTACaaatcatcatcattattatactaataataataatgataataatggGGCTATGACCACACACACATTACAGGTGAAGTTGGTGAAAGTGTTTCCCTCAAACTACTTGGCCACCATGCTAACATGTGTCATAGCATGCATTCAGTCAACACTGCTTGGCTTGTGCCTCGACACCAACAAGGCTTCTTGGAAGTTGGGTTGGGATCTCCAGCTTCTCACCATTTTCTACTCGGTATTACTATACAATACATACACTATACCCGtctaattaaattcatatatcatacaatatatatatatatatatttatttatttatatatgcaCAGGGAGCACTTGCCACAGCAGCTACTTTTTGCTTGACCACATGGGCAATTTCAATCCAAGGACCCACTTTCCCTCCCATGTTCAACCCTCTCGCTCTAATCTTTGTGGCAATCTCAGAAGCCATCATACTTGGGGAGGAGATTAAAGTGGGCAAGTACGTACGTACGCAGTACTTGAACTaggatataatatatttaaataagaaaaaaatatggatGGAAGGATATAATTATAatgaataaattatattaaattttgctTTGCAGCATATTGGGGACGTGTGTGATGGTAGCGGGGCTGTACTGTTTCCTGTGGGGTAAGACAAAGGACATGAAGATGAACGAATTATCAACGCATCTCCCGAGATCAGCAGCTGCTGCAGTCGCTATTCATCTACCGCCAACCACTTCCCAACCTCCGCCCCTGCACTCACCACCTCTACTCCCAACGCCCGCTACACCCACTTAACActattaataataatacttaATTTTGCTCTTCTCTTTTCCAATTTTCAACTCAACCCCGCTTCAACTTCAAACTTCTAATTACCCCCATCCaactttatttcttttctaattaaTCTTAATTTCCCAAATTGTATTCactcttttttccttcaatttttacTTTAAGTTCCATTTTCTCAATTCACCCTAGCTTAATTAGGATTCTAACTCGTTCGAAAAATTTCTCATTTCTATGGTATGAATacgaaaaaaataattaaacaattaaaaaagaaaaattggaacGCAGACAAAAATCTACTATATAtgtgaaaaattattataatcacACGAAAATCTCTTGCCATTTTTGATTACTCACATCCTTTTTCTCACACTCAAATATGGAATGCAAaaggtaatttgattaaagtTAATACAATTAATCTTTAAGTGTTTCTAATTATGACAATTTGAAATCAAGGgcatattttccttttatacaTAGTGCTTGGAGTTAATAACTTTTTTGAAGTTTTTCAAGGTGGGACAATTTCGCTTTGGcaagatatttgaagaatcCACAAATTGTGCTACATCCTTACTAATAATCATAATTTTCAATTCAGAGAATTATAACTCACTTCAACATAAAGAGTAGACCACTTGGAGTACCACCTTCCAAGAACTTTCTTTTTCGTTGTTGGCTTTTTCatctttaatatcaaattaattaattaattaattaatattttaatgataagaaatttgaattaatttacaataatttgagtattttttaagttttcattgCATAGAGCTCGGAATAATGATTACAACAAATTTTGAATCACCTAAATTGAAGCTCAAACGAAAAATCTATAGCCAAATCAAGCTTAATGGGAAAATAACCAATGTGGTGATGTGACGACCAAATCatcataattaatcaaactaaaATGTGACATATAGAGTAATGGGGGAGTAACACATAGTggactttttctttttgttgagttttaaaagaaaataattttaaaaaatatatattattattatattattttatgtttgactATAATGTATAGTtgagtttaaaaattaataataataataataattaaacatttagcTCATGCTTCAATTTCTATTGGTTATAcatcttcttttttaaaaaaaaagaatagtatcattattactatttttaaatCTCCactattgatttgaattttacaaACATCTAATGGCCCAATATAAATATAGTTTTCACCTACTTTCCcttctttttaaactctttgAAGGCATTTTGGACAttgagttagttattatagttagtGATTATTATAATTAGTGAATTATAATAGTCAATGAGTTATAATGGTTAGTGTTTGGGGTgtagactattttagtttggattataatagtttgtgtttggagtgtaaaatttttgtttggtaaaaaatagtaaacactgcaacaaaaaagaaaatagaggaTAAGTGACAAATGGTAAATATTGTAGCAAAGATGAtattgaaatagtatttattatatacataattatagattataaatagtGGTATACACCACTATTTTATTTAGTGTCCCAAACATAGAATGAGCTATAATAAACCCACTTCACCAACTTTTAGTTAGTGCACCAAACGACCCATTCATCTCCTCTCCACATTTCATAAcattttgacattattttcatCCTCCACAAAACACAATGCCTCCATTGTTGCACTCTCTAAGCTTCAATTTTGTTCTTTTCATCTAattcttgagagagatttaTTGCATGGTGAGAATTactttgttgagtgcttaaatttgtaaatccactttttaagagaattttttctcatcttgctctttaattcttttaaatctaTCGTAAGATGTTACTCTTGAATCCATACAAAAGTGTTGTAATGGTTTAATCTTCAATCGTAGAAATCATCAGGTTTGTTCATGCTTCCGGAAAAAGAATATTGCAGCAATTCAACTTTACCGCGTGGAAAGAGTCAAGACTTCTAATGAAATACTCAAAAGGAGCTTGAAAAGTGAATGTAAGTCATGTTGtatcgaaccactataaaatcacagtgtcaatttctctatccctctcttaatttattttgtaattaatttttgttattatatttcgttgtagaaaattaattgtatttttaattcttgaaatCAATTGCTCGTATTTGTTTACTTTGATTGATAGTCCTCAAAATCCCATATCATTTACAAatcttattattaaatttaaatagggTGCTTAAAAGTGTTCGTTTTAATTTTTTGATTACTTTGAGTTGAATTTACTTGAAaatcttgtttaaattaattgctagtaaaaagtttattaatttatttaattagatccactttaaaataaaattttagttagTTTTAATAAAACTTTATTAACCCCTCTAGAGTTGACACACTAATTCTATATTTGTTACATGTCGATAAACCTGGCTGAAATTTATGGAAGTGCAACTTTCACCTACTTGACTCACCTAGAAGTCCTTCAGCTATCGACATAGCTTCCACCACATACCTTGCGTAACTATCAAGTCAATGTCCCGTGTGCAAAGTTGTGGAACCATTAATATCATTTCCTCTATCATGGTAAAGCAGACATACCATGAGTATGAATTTATTCTTTCTTCAAAAGAATGGATTGCCATCATCCGTGGCGGTGGAGATGACATTAGCATCCGACCCAGAGCTTTTTGATGAACTTGCAATGTTAGGACAATCCCTTTCCATGTGTCCAGACTGTCCACATTCTCAGCAATAATTTTTCTACATAAcctctttcttctttctcttccacTTGCTAGGTACCAGTACTGATTCTTCTTGTGAAGTACGCCCTTCACTATTCAATCGTCTTTCTTCTAACAAAAGTTTACTAGTAGCCACAACAAAATCTAAAGTTTCCTTCCCATACATCAATATTGACTTCATATGTTCCGAGAAGGAGGAAGTGGCAAGATGAGTTTGAGTGTCTTATCTTCACTCCGATCATCTCCAGCTCATAAACGATGTCATTGAGAATACGTAGATCATCTAAGATTTTTGTACTTCCCACCATCTACAAAGTGTGAAACTGGTCCTTCAGATACAACCGATTTAAGATGCTTTTTGTTTAATACATTGCTCAAGTTTCTCCCAAAACTTTTTGGCTGTAAAAAATCCATGCACATTTGCAAGAACATTCGTAGCCAAATTTAGCCTAATTGCACTTGCAACTCTCAAATCAATTTCCTCTCAATCTTCATCGCTCATGCATGCTAGATTTCTTAGAACCTTTATTGGAATTGTCGTTGGACTCTGTTGGACCACCATCACCGCTTAACTCTTTACAACTGCatttctaatattttgccaaaaccTAACCCAACTCAAAGATGGAGAAGTCACTCCCGTGTGTGTTCAAATACCTTTTACTTTAACCccttaaaaaaattcataaaaatgtATTTGGACTTTCACCGCTTTCAATAACAAAAACTTCTCTTCGTATTACACAACATTTAAAAGTCCATGGCCTACTTGATCGTAAGCATAATCATGCAATGAGAATCCACAATTATGGGATACAACCTATAACCATTAATGTTGCTTACCAAAATTTAACGATTAATTGTGGGTCCGGTCTCAACTCAACTTTGATTACACCAAACTATGTAATCACTTTACATGATGTGCCCATTTGTCTGCGTTCACcttacacattttttttttctttgctctCAATTTGACTTCTCTCTCTCCTTGTCTTGGCTTTTccctcctctctctctcttttcaatCACTATGAAGTTCTCACTTTtccctctttctctttctctttctctttctctctccctctccttgaaatttatattatacataagCCATATTGATGACCCAAAAGAAGTAGAGATATCAAAATTATCTTCCCCACCAAATTACACTTGAAATTCcacaaaatgaattaaaaaaagaataaaaaaactaaaaattcttTAGAGGAAGAAGAGCTATGTAATTGTCACCAAAACCAGACACAAGAAGACcatttcttttattgaaatcataGGTTTTTCTTAGGCTAAAATCGGACAACACACCTCCAAAACTATATTAAAAGGTCCTCATGAATGAGGGAGAGAATACAATTTTGAAAGCTCTCTTTCCAAACAAAAGAATCGTTCGAAGAGGAAGCCAAAACAGTTAAGGAGTGGGCTACTTTGTTTTCCTCTCTAGAGGCAAAAGGAAACTAACAACATTCAACATCCAAAATTTCATCAACCATAGAGCCCACTTCGTGAGGATCAGAAGAATCTCAATTGAGCAGGTTAATCAAGATAAGCGAATCCAATTCGACAGTTAGCGGTGGAGCAACAATTCCGACATCTTTTCACCTCCTTCAGGCCTTCCAACATCATGGGTGGTTGCAAGTCGGTGCGGTCGTGTgtgtatacatatataatatatatcaagattatttttaaaaaataaaataaatctacaactaaattaaagtttgaattaaattaacgaattttaaaataattcctattttttttaattctacattttttagctattaaatattttaaaatataaaattttaagggagatttttaaaaatagaaaaataagttaAACTATTTACgcataacacaaaatttaatcattttagacttctattagtttgtatcaatgatagacattgcCTCTATCAAtggtagacttctatcagtttctatcactaatagatgttgatagaaatctatcagtatttatttttttaattttagtttttttactatttttataaatagctTGACATTTTTCCAACCTATGAAAGTTtcccaaattttaattagtaaataaaataaaataaaatgtataagtaaaaaattaaataaatagggTGTTGGAATCTCATATatattgtaatttgtaaaaataaattatatatttaataaattattaacatttagactgcattaattcaatccaataaactaagatccaaggttattttacaaaacttaaaacatgtatatgattgacatacgggtggattatgtttaagtaataacctaaatagtctgtagtaaatggataaaactgagtaccttatcctgatgatacTATAACTATGGCttgctttgtaattgttataattgttgtaaaatgctacaaatgatctgatcctaatcattcatgtggagagacatgtgagcaagggtattatatacaaagagtttgaataagactagaccacgaaatgaatagtctctctgtATAATACCGTTGcaagaagagacttacatttcactaggatggtcatagatgacttgaccttaatcttgattGAATTGTGGATTCATgtttatgagggcaatcctttgatttgtatgggtaagagtggccatgttaactgactcaacaagcctaccattttggggattgtctgaatagggagttgggaacacaattgcacaaaatggaattcattccttcccaaCCTTagagaaaatagataaattgctcccttaatagttgaTTTCGAGTCTTAAATAATGAGGTGACCTCTCACTAGCCCAAGAGATGTcagtttatagttagactacaaattttttgttcattagaggaatcagtggcacttaaggagttagatataattacaaaggtaaaatggtaatttgacccagctgtagttatgagtgatttatgaagggtcgactcatA
This window contains:
- the LOC120070181 gene encoding WAT1-related protein At5g64700-like is translated as MSVNKVEKLLKGSCPILAMLPVQIFATGMQVLSKVILNHGTFIFALMAYRHLVATLCVAPFAFFFERRNANKLSCQVFFWLFLSAFTGITAAMGLYYYGLRDTTATYATNFLNLIPAVTFVISSILRIEKVRLKRRAGQVTVVGAILCVGGALITSLYKGKGFHIGHHDDDNCIISNMEAGGRHWGRGTLLLVASCFSYATWFVVQVKLVKVFPSNYLATMLTCVIACIQSTLLGLCLDTNKASWKLGWDLQLLTIFYSGALATAATFCLTTWAISIQGPTFPPMFNPLALIFVAISEAIILGEEIKVGNILGTCVMVAGLYCFLWGKTKDMKMNELSTHLPRSAAAAVAIHLPPTTSQPPPLHSPPLLPTPATPT